The DNA window AATCCAACTGGAACGTGTTAACTCTGGGTGACCGTAGATTTTACGCTGCTTGCTCCAACATCTCAGTAGCTCTTACCAGATTCATCTTGAATGAAATTGACatgtgatgatgttgaaaaATAACTCCCACGGACACGAAATGATCCTCTTCCCCCACGACCTCCTCGTCCGCCTCTGGCGTTCCTTACGCCCCGGGGCGCGGGAGCTGCCTTCTTGTTTCTGGTCATGGTTATGTTAGGAGTAGGCAGTCTTCATGGCGTGCGTTCGTGTCAATAGGGCGAACGGGTGGTTGATATAGGGGCAGGTTGAGCGCCCTAAAATTTGGGCTCCTTGGTGGAAAGTGTCGTAGTACAGAAATTTGTTGATGGCAAACAAACGAGTCACCCCGCCGTAGACTTTCGTCTGTCGATTGGCTCGGAAGAGATTAGGCGGCGTTCCGGATTCTATCGATAGGTAAGTGTCATGGAAGTCTGGGATCCAACGTCGTATGGAGTGGCGTTTCATGTTAGGCGGGTCTGGTGCTTGAGACGGGCGGGCAGGGGTCATGGAACAAGCAGGTACGGTACGGTACGGTACGTACTCCGAACAACCATGACTTCTATTTTGTGGTATAGGGTGGGAGGGCTTCTAGGCAAATACTCGAAATTTAAGAGTTATATTGGTTCGAATTTACTTGATAGACATATCTCAGGCTTTTGTATATGCACATTTGTTACAAGTGTGATTTTTAGTGGCTCTCTGAGCTCTGGTACTGCATACGTTACTGTTTATTGTTTTTATGCTGTTTTCTTTCCAAGCTCAACTAAACATGTCAGTGAAATTGAGTAGCCTTTCTCCAGTTATACCAGTCATAACAATCCGCCCTAGCAACGGcgatatactatataaacaCGCCTTCATACGCGTAAGTACTTCCAAAAAGCACAATAACACCACGAGCAAACGATTTTTATACCTGGTGACTGTTTACACTCGAGCTCAGCTCTTCATCTCATACCGAGATTCTGACATTGAGGCGTGTCGCAAATGGCCCGTGCACGCACTTCGTCGCGTGCGTAAGAGCCCCACTATAGTTGCAAAATCCACCTTAGACGCTCACCTACCAGGTAGTCGCCCTCCACCAACTCCGGATAGGAGTCacaagctgctgctcccCGCTGCCCACCGGCCCCAGCTGACTCTCCACTGGGCTGCTGCTAGAGCAGGACCCCGTTGCCCATCTGCGTTGCCTGCTACCTTCAACAACATGGAAGTTGtcctgcctacctacctactaggttTTTGACAAGAACAGTGTCATTCTGCATTTCAACGCAGATATAGTTTGTCCGCAATTACACATATTATATTACATCGGAATGCAAAGGGTCATGGCCAACGTTGACCTAGCACCTTATCGGCGAATTGTGCAAATATTCTGGGACCCGGAGCCCACCAACGATGTCGTTCACGATCAACCAGTCTGGTGTTTGGGACGCTCATATCGGCTCAACGGCAAGAAGAATACCAAGGCCGATGACCACCATCCACAGACACCTCCATCGGTACTGAAGGTTGAAGCAGAAATCCAAGAAGCTCACGACACAGTTCAACCGCCAAACCGACCAACAAATGCCCCCGACACACCTCCGGACTCCATATCGAGCAGcttctcttcatcactgGCATATGAAGCCCCGGTGGACGACGGGGGATGGCCAACTGGGTTCATAAGCGATTTTGAATCCAAGATATGGATGACGTACCGATCCGAGTTCGAGCCCATTGCCCGATCCACCAATCCACAAGCTACATCCGCATTTTCATTGTCCATGAGACTCAAGAGTCAACTCGGCGACCAAAGTCCGTTTTCTTCGGATAGTGGATGGGGATGTATGATTCGCTCAGGACAAAGTTTGCTCGCAAACGCCATAGCCATGGTCCGCCTAGGCAGAGGTAAGTCCCAGTATTCATGACAGTTTCGTCACGCTTCTAACATCTACTAGATTGGCGTCGGGGAGAATcagcagaagaagaatgTCGCCTACTTAAAGACTTCGCAGATGACCCTAGAGCTCCCTACTCGATCCATAGCTTCGTTCGACACGGCGCCAGTGCCTGTGGCAAATACCCTGGCGAGTGGTTTGGGCCATCAGCGACAGCCCGTTGTATACGGTACGTGAACACATATGCGTCAAGACTGTCAAAGTTCCTCTGACACGTATTATAGAGCACTGACAAACTCCCATGAGTCCTCAATCAGAGTATACTCAACTGGTGACGGACCCGATGTGTACGAGGACGAATTTATGAAAATTGCGAAGCCGCCAGGCGAAGACTTCCATCCCACGCTTGTGTTAGTAGGAACTCGGCTAGGAATCGACAAAATTACACCCGTGTATTGGGAAGCTCTTATCGCAGCTTTGCAGATGCCGCAATCTGTAGGAATTGCAGGGCAAGTACTATCAACACAGTACCAGCGTCTTCAACGTACTGACCATATGCAGTGGTCGTCCCTCATCATCCCATTACTTTATAGGCGCGCAAGGATCCTTCCTTTTTTACCTTGATCCTCATCATACAAGACCAGCCCTTCCATATCACGAAGACCCCGCCGAATACACCAGTGAGGAAATCGCATCATGTCATACCTCTCGGCTGCGCCGTATCCATGTCCGTGAGATGGATCCCAGCATGCTGATCGGTTTCTTGATCCAAAACGAGGCTGATTGGCAAGAACTGAAGCGAAATGTCAAGCATGTGCAAGGCAAATCAATCATTCATATAACAGACCGGAAAGCAGTCCTCGGAGGCTCAAGCGAGGGCCGACAAAGCGCgattgatgaagttgaaacGTTGAGCGATGATGATACGGATACCATTCATGAAGCATAGGTTTGGGGTCAGGGGCCCGGCGTTTTGGTACAGTTTCCCGGGGTAGGTGGGCATGGGTATTATTTGAGATAGACGATGAAATTGAGCTGAACGGATTTCCTTGCGACATCTCGTTTTGCCATTGACACGTGGAGCTGGCCTGGCTTGGCACGGCCAGCAGTGTATtaagatgatgatgttgcaGTCGCATATGTGCGGTAGGTGATAACGTGGCATGTAACCTACCCACATGAATGTGTTtatcgcttcttcttcccgcTGCTCCCCGTCGCTGGTTTTAGTGCGGCGTGTCCCTCGTCACGGATATGCGCGAACAGCTTTGTTCTGGATGTGAACGACTCCCCACAATATCCACACTTCATGTTTCTCAGTATACAACAATTAAGTCGCAGCGAAATCAACGTACTGAATTTTCCTGCTGTGTTTGTGCAGCTGCAGCCTTCTTGGCACGCTTTGCTTTCGCCTTTCCAACTTTTTTGCTTTGTGCAGGCTCGTCGACAGATAGCTTATGCACAGATGCAGACAGTTCATCTTCATTGGTCGTGTTGTCATCGGGTTTGTATTTGCTGGTGTTCGTTATTCTCGTTTCGACAACGTCTCTTGGTGCATAATCAGTGTCATCCGAAGCATCCACGGAATGTGCAATTATCTCCTCCTGCGATTCGTTGTTGAAAGAAGTCACATCTTGTTCAATGGGAATTGTGCCACCCGAGCACTCCTCCTCCATCTCCCTGTACTTTCCGGACGTTGTATCTTCTTCCTGATCGTCCTGGTTGGCGGTCTCCTGACTTGGAGGTGAtacatcgtcaagctgcAACTCAGTACCTTCGCGCTTCATCTGTCGCCGTAATTGCTGAACTGCCTTGGTGTGtttcttgctcttctcgTGTGCCTCAAGCTGTTTCTCGCTCTTAAAAGTCTTGTTGCACACGACACATTCCAAAATTTCGACCTCGGACTCCTCCTCAGACTCCGAGAAACCACCCTCCGCTCCATTATCGTCAGATCTGGCCTGCGCCCATTTAGGGATCTCAAAGGTAGACATGCGCTCTTGGTTCGCTGCGCGCGACCGAGCAGcctgagcagcagcagcgttGCGCAACGAAGCTTGGCGCTCGTCATGAGTCTGAGAGTTTGGTAGGTATCTAGGGTCTCTTTTGCGCACAAAGCCCACCAAGAAGTTGACAGCATCGTTGAATTCTCGTATAGCGTCATCGCGCatcttcttgttctccttTTCCATCAAACGGCGTACGCGGCGATCAGGGGCATCAGAAAGACGGTACTTGTCTTTCCAACCGAATGACTTGACTGTTGAGAAACCAGCCCATGCGTTGTAGAAAGGCTTGACCACATCCTCGTAGTCATCGTCGGAGGAACCAAAAGTCGGGTAGTCTCGTACGTTGAGATTGTCGTTGTCTGCAGCAACCTCTTCCTCCAATGCCAAATGTTCAAACGTTTCTCTACAAATCCCATAGAAGCCCGTTGGTTCATCATCAAAAGATACAGCAGCGTTGAACTTGCGTATCAAGCCCATAATCTCCTCGGCCGATGTAAGTCGCACATTTCGGAAGGTAGTGGGGTTCCCGCCGTCCTCGTCGGCATCTCTTCCGCTGAGGATGGCGTCTCGGTGTGAGTCGTACCATGCTCTCTCCTGAGGGTCAGACAGGATCTCATAGGCGGTTTGGACTTCGGCAAAGCGGCGTGTGGCATTTTCAACATCGTTGTAGTTGCGATCAGGATGAAGCTCGAGAGCTTTTCGACGGTAAGCGCGCTTAATTCTGTATGATAGTTGTTAGTGAGAAGACAGAAACTGCCATTTGGGAGAGCCACTCTTCATCTGTTGCTGAACGCTCAACGTTTAGCAGTTCGTAGTAACATGTCTTTGCAACAGGAGTAGAACCCTCAGCATTTGAGTTCTCGGAAGATTGTTGGGCACCCATGGCTACTTGGTAAGCAACGCGGGGCCTTTGATAAATATGGTATAGCCAGGTAGCTTTATGTTCTTGGACAGTTTGGAAAGGAAGTTTGGAGTGGCAGTgatttatttatctataatGGTCACTTTCAGAGTGTTGCGGGTTGGTTAAGTGGAAGATGGAGGGGTATCGTGGGGCAAAATTAGCAGTGGACAATTTATTAGGTATTTTGAATAAAATTCCACATCCCCGCACGGTTTATCTCCGCTGTTTGATGGGTTTCTGATGgttttttttcccttctgGAATTTGGAGAAGTATGTAAGCTTATTCGCTGCATTCGGGAGGCAGGGCCGGGTATCGTATGTGCATGCCGAATGATTCACAAAGAGTCATCCAAGCTTGCTTTTAGGAGTTGCTAAGTCCAAAACAGGACCTTGTTACTCATACGTTGACCGATATTGTTACGATGCTTGGTTCTGTATGACATTTAGTTTCTGTACAATATTAATTAGGcgagttttattaataataatgtTACATTAATCACTATGGCTTAGTAGTTCTTAAGTTCTTtcgctttttcttcttcttactGTGTTATCCAGTTAGACTCCAATGGactcttattatattaacctgtgtaccttagtaggtacctaggtggCATGTCTATGGTTGTCTCTCACCTCAGATATGGCCCTGGTATTTATTTATGATCGACAGCAGTTCCCTTTAAATGTATTATGCGATTGCAGCCGGTCTCGATGAACGAGGCCGATCATTATTAAATTACCATGAACCATTTTTACAGCTGAGGAACTTGCCTGCGCCAATAACGAAGCTCATGTCGCCCACGAGGCTGAATAGAACGAATCGGTTGCATTGGGGGTCAGTAAACTAAATCAAGCATAGACAAGTTCGTGAGTTCTTTTGACAAGTAGGTAGACTTCTAAAGTCTACCTACTTTAGAGCAAGTAGCGTATTAATTTCAAGCAATATTCTGCATATATTGGCTGGTTCATTGAACAATTCATGACCTGGCTGACTGGCAAACGTGCTGAAAGCAATCATCTGACCACTTTTTGATCTATATCATGGACCGACCAATCACCATCCTCGATAATGTAAAGCGAACCCCATCGAAATGTAGGAAATTGTGAAAAGagagagggaaaaaaaaaagatgggTCTCGATTTATACATCGTGAATGCCGGCTCGGTCAGCGAAAATGGATTGACAAGCTGGGTCTTTACGCTCTTGTTTTATTCATGGTTTTAGATGCCTCTCTATTTTGCCATTTGCCGGCACGAGATTGCCGAGAATCCACCTAGACACATGCGTCATAACTTGGGTACTATTCAGAGATTGTTAGGTAGAAAGGGTAATAAAAAAACCactaaaaataaaaaaacgaAGGACGAAACTTCGTACCAACCTCTTGAAGTACCCGAAATTGGTTGGTGTTGCATGGAGTAAATGGGTTAGCGATATTCCTTTACGTGGGTGAGACTGAATTGAGTAAAGTACATACCCTGATTTGATTTGTCTACCTGGGTTTCTAGGTACTAAGATATCGATCTTTTCCGCCCACGAGGACAGTCAATAACAATCGATACCCAATACCTAACATTAGAAACCATCTCCTCATGTTCATCTTCATGTGCAGAGCCAGATCCAGATCCAGATCCAGATCTAGACCCAGATCCAACTCAAGCCCGTTCGCGCGGCGCAAGTTCATGACTTGATTCTTTAACCATTCATTCCCACTCTTTCACTTTCATCCTCTCTCCccctcctcatcttctttttctccatcCTGTGCAGAGTATAATCTTTCGGTTCTGCTTTTGAAGTTTTTAAACTAATACCTCTTTATTGTTGTTACTGCGCTACATCTCCAGCTCCCCAATCCTAAATCTTTTGCCACCAACTGTCGCCTAATACTACAACTGGTCGCGTGCCTCGCCTCGTATGCAAATAGATTTAGAATTCGGTGCAACATCAGTTCGGCAGCCATGAAGTTTGGTCACGATTTTAAGGAAACTCTTCGAGCCCAAGGTTTGTCTAAACCATGATGGATCTGAACATAATGATTCGCATTCAGACCCCCTTCTAAATTAGTAGGCACATTTTTCTCTAACATGAACGCCCAGATTTTCCTGCCCATTGGGTTGATCATGCAATTCCCTATAGTCAACTTAAGAAATGTCTCAAGAAAGTCGCCCGTGAGCTGCATGAGCTTGGACTTGATCCTGAGACGTTGCGCGAACTTCTGAATCCCGACGCAACGTCTCCTGTGGCCTTGAAGTATAAGCTCAACGGTATGAACCCAGTACTTCCAACGGTTTTCCCCTCCTTCACTCCCTCCAACAAAACTGACTTTCCACAGACGGTACCGATTCTCATCTGCGCCCAAAGCTTACCGTCCAGGTCCATCTGCAGGATGGTGTCCCCATCGATGCTTCGCTTGCACCAAACTCGCGcgactttcttaataagattgcCATCAATTTGCCCCAAAACCAGTGGTCGCACACGGGACATACTGCCCATGCGCAAACTGCCGACGCTGACAAGGACGCCACATCACCCGACACCGTTGCTGAGACTGCCGTTGCACCCTCCACCGAAACAATCGATGCGCTCGCCGAAGAAGCTAGCGAGACGCTTGCCATCACCCTGGCCGACGAGAAGGCCAACGTCGTCGAAAAAGTAGCAACCGATGCTGAGCAGCACAAAACTTCCATAGCGACTCCAAACGATGTCTCCAACGAAATCACGCCCATTTCATCCCCGGGCAATGCTACCACGGGAATCTACGAAATCATCGAAGTTCCTCTCACTTTTGACGCCGAGTTTTTCGAAATGCTTCAGAGCGATGTGAACTATCTGGACGCTCTACAaacagaggaagagaagaccaTGACCTTGGAGATTGTTGCACTCGGAAAGGAAGTTGAACAAGTGGTAAAGCCGAAACGTTTCTCCAAGACCGACCTGGCGCGCTGGCGACAAATCTTTGAGCTTTACCTGGACGCCGAAATTTTCTTCGCTACTCACGAGCAAGACCACGGACAACGGACAAGCCAAAAGGCCGTGAAGCAGCTGCAATGGTTTCAGGACCAGGTGACCAAGCAGAATCTGGTCCATGACTTCAAGCTTCCCGAGAGCAAGGCGGCCTTCGCCCGTTTCATCAACTTGAACGCGTCTCTTCTCAAAAACATGCAATTCCAAGAACTCAACAAGACAGCTGTTACCAAAATTCTCAAGAGTAAGCGAATGCTTGTTACTTTACGATTATCTTACTGATCCTCTACAAGAATTCGACAAACGGACAGCATTGGGTGTCGCGAGGAAATTTCCTATCGTTGTTCACTCCGACAAGCTTCTGGCAGGCACTATCGCTCGGGACGTATGCGCACAAATGTCGCAAGAGCTTGTCTCCAAAGTTCCTCAGCTCAACGATTACCTTTGCCCAGTCTGTTTTTCGGTGGCATATATGCCGGTCCGCCTAGACTGCCAGCACGTTTTTTGCATTCGCTGCGTCATCAAGATCCAGCGTCGGAAGGAAAAGCATTGCCCGCTGTGTAGAGCAGACGTCGTTTTGAAGGCTTCTGCCATGAACCTTGACTACGAACTCCAAAAGTACATGAAGAAGTATTTTGCAAAAGaagtaaaagagaaagagagggcaAATGAGATTGAGCGTGGAATTGAGGATTACGGACCTGGCTATGTCCACCAGGAATGTTGCATAATGTGAGCGGTCTAGAGCTCTGGCACACGACacgacatgacatgacacgACCACCATAACATATTTGAGCgattataattagtatagaCTTTTTTTAGAATTAGAAACATGAAGAGGCCAGGTTAGGTTTCTATTG is part of the Fusarium poae strain DAOMC 252244 chromosome 4, whole genome shotgun sequence genome and encodes:
- the ATG4 gene encoding Cysteine protease atg4 (MEROPS:MER0013559~BUSCO:27542at5125), whose amino-acid sequence is MQRVMANVDLAPYRRIVQIFWDPEPTNDVVHDQPVWCLGRSYRLNGKKNTKADDHHPQTPPSVLKVEAEIQEAHDTVQPPNRPTNAPDTPPDSISSSFSSSLAYEAPVDDGGWPTGFISDFESKIWMTYRSEFEPIARSTNPQATSAFSLSMRLKSQLGDQSPFSSDSGWGCMIRSGQSLLANAIAMVRLGRDWRRGESAEEECRLLKDFADDPRAPYSIHSFVRHGASACGKYPGEWFGPSATARCIRALTNSHESSIRVYSTGDGPDVYEDEFMKIAKPPGEDFHPTLVLVGTRLGIDKITPVYWEALIAALQMPQSVGIAGQVLSTHGRPSSSHYFIGAQGSFLFYLDPHHTRPALPYHEDPAEYTSEEIASCHTSRLRRIHVREMDPSMLIGFLIQNEADWQELKRNVKHVQGKSIIHITDRKAVLGGSSEGRQSAIDEVETLSDDDTDTIHEA
- a CDS encoding hypothetical protein (BUSCO:33298at5125) produces the protein MKFGHDFKETLRAQDFPAHWVDHAIPYSQLKKCLKKVARELHELGLDPETLRELLNPDATSPVALKYKLNDGTDSHLRPKLTVQVHLQDGVPIDASLAPNSRDFLNKIAINLPQNQWSHTGHTAHAQTADADKDATSPDTVAETAVAPSTETIDALAEEASETLAITLADEKANVVEKVATDAEQHKTSIATPNDVSNEITPISSPGNATTGIYEIIEVPLTFDAEFFEMLQSDVNYLDALQTEEEKTMTLEIVALGKEVEQVVKPKRFSKTDLARWRQIFELYLDAEIFFATHEQDHGQRTSQKAVKQLQWFQDQVTKQNLVHDFKLPESKAAFARFINLNASLLKNMQFQELNKTAVTKILKKFDKRTALGVARKFPIVVHSDKLLAGTIARDVCAQMSQELVSKVPQLNDYLCPVCFSVAYMPVRLDCQHVFCIRCVIKIQRRKEKHCPLCRADVVLKASAMNLDYELQKYMKKYFAKEVKEKERANEIERGIEDYGPGYVHQECCIM
- a CDS encoding hypothetical protein (BUSCO:35927at5125), whose amino-acid sequence is MGAQQSSENSNAEGSTPVAKTCYYELLNVERSATDEEIKRAYRRKALELHPDRNYNDVENATRRFAEVQTAYEILSDPQERAWYDSHRDAILSGRDADEDGGNPTTFRNVRLTSAEEIMGLIRKFNAAVSFDDEPTGFYGICRETFEHLALEEEVAADNDNLNVRDYPTFGSSDDDYEDVVKPFYNAWAGFSTVKSFGWKDKYRLSDAPDRRVRRLMEKENKKMRDDAIREFNDAVNFLVGFVRKRDPRYLPNSQTHDERQASLRNAAAAQAARSRAANQERMSTFEIPKWAQARSDDNGAEGGFSESEEESEVEILECVVCNKTFKSEKQLEAHEKSKKHTKAVQQLRRQMKREGTELQLDDVSPPSQETANQDDQEEDTTSGKYREMEEECSGGTIPIEQDVTSFNNESQEEIIAHSVDASDDTDYAPRDVVETRITNTSKYKPDDNTTNEDELSASVHKLSVDEPAQSKKVGKAKAKRAKKAAAAQTQQENSCGYCGESFTSRTKLFAHIRDEGHAALKPATGSSGKKKR